In one window of Macrobrachium nipponense isolate FS-2020 chromosome 2, ASM1510439v2, whole genome shotgun sequence DNA:
- the LOC135220956 gene encoding rhomboid-related protein 1-like — protein MEMHMDEADFFRSRDERQTRRQLLAPLKAPTDLVDWQDVWYRLDDGRGQIALSTLGERIPRTTNNSQAVLRALKLLKEADPGGTGYVSFKDFEHFFNNILPDNSWERGVLVRAALDVLDKGPAPSEEPYFNTWMQLVDFVHSRPSYYDFDWPRFVSNSYNRNRLLHFVFYRSELIHPARLKEWIFHAKEADSLPNAVAIQLLGKAEIPFQEADINRDGFLEYEEFLRFVMLSNAARNRSTALRRGALAVVPRTERTLETRRYIEEYSCCPPPFCMLAITLVELAIFIYYAIDMNNLADKGVIVGPRGPCPSYSPLVYNPARRFEAWRYISYALIHSGWVHLVNNLIVQIILGVLLELVHKWWRVLLIYLSGVVLGAILHSLFTPGSYLAGASGGVYAVEYAHLGNLFLNWSEMEANWVQLIVMLLVISLDFGYAFWDTYLAPTPSHTGHMAHFGGALAGVLVGVFVLRNLRKERWERIFQWISLAIFFVVGIAGIILNCTLPSPEYFPENDYSSMEKLKNDWKLTLNW, from the exons ATGGAGATGCACATGGACGAAGCCGACTTCTTTCGGTCGAGAGATGAGAGG CAAACGCGGCGACAGCTTCTGGCCCCTCTGAAGGCGCCCACTGACCTGGTGGACTGGCAGGACGTTTGGTACCGCCTCGATGACGGTCGGGGACAGATCGCGCTGTCGACCCTCGGCGAGAGGATTCCGAGAACGACCAACAACTCCCAAGCAGTTCTCCGGGCCCTCAAACTCCTTAAGGAAGCTGATCCTGGAGGCACAGGATATGTCAGCTTCAAGGACTTTGAGCATTTC TTCAACAATATCCTACCGGACAATTCTTGGGAGCGTGGTGTGCTGGTACGGGCGGCTCTTGACGTCCTTGATAAGGGCCCAGCTCCTTCGGAAGAG CCGTACTTCAACACGTGGATGCAGCTGGTCGACTTCGTCCATTCGAGACCCAGCTACTACGACTTCGACTGGCCCCGGTTCGTCTCAAACAGCTACAATAGAAACCGCCTCTTGCACTTCGTCTTCTACAGGAGCGAACTCATACACCCGGCTCGTCTGAAGGAATGGATTTTCCACGCCAAAGAGGCAGATAGTTTGCCCAATGCTGTTGCCATCCAGCTCCTTGGCAAGGCAGAGATACCATTCCAGGAGGCTGACATCAATCGGGATGGATTTCTGGAGTACGAGGAGTTTCTCCGGTTT GTCATGCTCAGCAACGCTGCCCGAAATCGAAGCACTGCCCTTCGTAGGGGCGCCTTAGCAGTAGTGCCCAGGACAGAGCGAACTCTTGAAACCAGGAGATACATTGAAGAATACTCTTGCTGTCCGCCACCATTTTGCATGCTGGCCATCACACTCGTAGAA CTGGCCATATTTATATACTATGCCATTGATATGAACAATCTTGCTGACAAGGGCGTAATCGTTGGGCCACGAGGTCCTTGTCCTTCGTACTCTCCCCTCGTGTACAATCCAGCGAGAAGGTTTGAAGCTTGGCGTTACATCAGTTATGCGCTCATACATTCTGG ATGGGTGCATTTGGTAAATAACCTGATAGTGCAAATCATTCTTGGAGTGCTTCTGGAGCTGGTGCACAAATGGTGGAGGGTGCTGTTGATTTATCTTTCAGGAGTAGTCCTTGGAGCTATCCTCCACTCTCTGTTCACTCCAGGGTCATACTTGGCAGGGGCTTCCGGAGGTGTTTATGCCGTTGAATATGCACATCTCGGGAACCTCTTCTTG AACTGGTCGGAAATGGAAGCCAACTGGGTTCAGTTAATTGTGATGTTGCTCGTTATAAGCCTAGATTTCGGTTACGCCTTTTGGGACACGTACCTAGCACCGACACCTTCCCAT ACTGGTCACATGGCTCATTTTGGAGGGGCGTTAGCCGGCGTTCTCGTGGGCGTCTTTGTCCTCAGGAATCTcaggaaggagagatgggaaaG